In one window of Armatimonadota bacterium DNA:
- a CDS encoding DUF2961 domain-containing protein yields the protein MHVHKLYAIIVGLLVGTAACSDARPNDSVLEGLTRLQAFETRRESSAHEDLQKNGDARSIEIGETLVLGELEGPGVITHIWCTVASEDPFYARSLVLRIYWDGMERPSVEAPLGDFFGVGHSAHSSFTSLPVAVSSEGRARNCFWRMPFRESARVTVTNESDTYRTGSFYYYLDWQKHDSMPDDIAYFHARYRQEHPARPGDYTILETRGRGHYVGTVHSAQQVEIGWFGEGDDRFYVDGEDYPSLSGTGTEDYFCDAWGFRQFSTPFYGVSLWEGYFPGDRVTAYRWHLSDPVTFKKLLKVQIEHRGSIFTETVEHLGQFIERPDWISSVAFWYQSPAVGADEPIAPVAERVAPYRVLRAADLEVRAEPDMMLQKDGGAVNYMPATGDAKLEFDFDATDAGMYQLNAVLYHSVVGGKYQPFLDGKPLGQTLDLCIQGADWLWVRFDLARLESGKHTLRFEGRGVSPNKRSLIPTVNQVGMYYLVLLRLEDMEGYHAEMNRILQERQQK from the coding sequence ATGCATGTTCACAAGCTGTACGCCATCATCGTGGGGTTGCTCGTGGGCACGGCTGCTTGCTCCGATGCGCGCCCGAACGACAGTGTCCTCGAGGGCCTGACGCGGCTGCAGGCCTTCGAGACCCGTCGGGAAAGCAGCGCGCACGAGGACCTGCAGAAGAACGGCGACGCGCGCTCCATCGAGATCGGGGAGACCCTCGTGCTCGGCGAACTGGAGGGCCCCGGGGTGATCACGCATATCTGGTGCACCGTGGCTTCCGAGGATCCGTTCTACGCGCGCTCGCTGGTGCTCCGCATCTACTGGGACGGCATGGAGAGGCCGAGCGTCGAGGCGCCGCTGGGTGACTTCTTCGGCGTCGGCCACAGCGCGCACAGCAGCTTCACCTCGCTGCCGGTAGCCGTGTCATCCGAGGGCCGCGCGCGCAACTGCTTCTGGCGCATGCCCTTCCGCGAAAGCGCTCGCGTGACCGTCACCAACGAATCGGACACGTATCGCACCGGCTCGTTCTACTACTACCTGGACTGGCAGAAGCACGACTCCATGCCCGATGACATCGCTTACTTCCACGCCCGTTATCGCCAGGAACACCCGGCTCGGCCCGGCGACTACACGATTCTGGAAACCAGGGGCCGCGGGCATTACGTCGGCACGGTTCATTCCGCCCAGCAGGTGGAAATCGGCTGGTTCGGAGAAGGCGACGACCGCTTCTACGTGGATGGCGAGGACTACCCGTCGCTCAGCGGCACGGGTACCGAGGACTACTTCTGCGACGCCTGGGGTTTCCGGCAGTTTTCCACTCCATTCTATGGCGTGTCTCTGTGGGAAGGCTACTTCCCCGGCGACCGGGTGACGGCATACCGGTGGCACCTCAGCGACCCAGTCACGTTCAAGAAGTTGCTCAAGGTGCAGATCGAACACCGCGGCAGCATCTTCACCGAAACGGTCGAGCACCTCGGGCAGTTTATCGAGCGTCCCGACTGGATCAGCTCCGTTGCGTTCTGGTACCAGTCGCCGGCGGTGGGCGCCGACGAACCCATCGCGCCGGTCGCGGAGCGCGTTGCGCCGTATCGTGTCCTGCGCGCGGCTGACCTCGAGGTGCGGGCCGAGCCGGACATGATGCTGCAGAAGGATGGCGGCGCGGTGAATTACATGCCCGCCACGGGGGACGCGAAACTGGAGTTTGACTTCGACGCCACCGACGCAGGCATGTACCAGTTGAACGCCGTGCTCTATCACTCCGTAGTTGGCGGCAAGTATCAGCCGTTCCTGGACGGCAAGCCCTTGGGTCAGACTCTCGACCTGTGCATCCAAGGCGCGGATTGGCTGTGGGTGCGCTTCGATCTCGCACGGCTCGAATCAGGCAAGCACACGCTGCGCTTCGAGGGGCGGGGAGTCTCGCCGAACAAGCGCAGCCTGATTCCAACCGTTAACCAGGTCGGTATGTATTACC